A stretch of the Pogona vitticeps strain Pit_001003342236 chromosome 8, PviZW2.1, whole genome shotgun sequence genome encodes the following:
- the CRTAM gene encoding cytotoxic and regulatory T-cell molecule isoform X5: protein MPLIAMLCVLALFPLQAGAFEQETLTVVEGQNLDLRCVMAAHNGSVLEWRNPREFVIFFQTWRGIRDQRYTITHYSNDALSIRLSNVTVHDEGVYTCFSYSSRIRRKQVKITVLGDMDNQLEAKKFNSISIISVQTYTWRSPISCVIRHEALGEEKLTVTLYSKASALEKILNGTEEHSNISTPSPSAGAATLSSNSTLNDSEQQLNTTEAKSSGRMPSASTETPSLTSNTNNAPHKRLNVTKGPSGVRASSSSASTQILNFQTTDAESNSARNATVGNFSAQTTPLSTDVATLSSQITNEANLTYKEILKKNPSVLFPVLVTGLLFALLIIILLLAIKLWKAHQEWKKENDILEQTLESNRSKPNDDHLRQEKNQHIIPWKTSKKYVIHRSCSRTSKNSEESQDSSVFEKQVPYIKETDL, encoded by the exons ATGCCCCTCATTGCCATGCTATGTGTGTTGGCTTTATTCCCACTACAAG CAGGTGCTTTCGAACAGGAGACTTTGACGGTAGTGGAGGGGCAGAATCTGGACCTGCGTTGTGTCATGGCTGCACACAATGGATCTGTTTTGGAATGGAGGAACCCTAGAgagtttgtgatttttttccagacATGGCGAG GGATAAGAGACCAGAGGTACACCATTACGCATTATTCAAATGATGCTTTATCCATTCGTCTGTCCAACGTGACAGTCCATGATGAAGGAGTCTACACGTGCTTCAGCTACAGTAGCCGAATCAGAAGAAAGCAggttaaaatcactgtcttgg GTGATATGGACAACCAGCTGGAAGCCAAGAAATTTAATTCGATCAGCATCATTTCAGTCCAGACATACACTTGGAGGTCTCCCATATCTTGTGTTATACGCCATGAAGCTCTGGGAGAAGAAAAATTAACAGTAACTTTGTACTCCAAAGCCTCAG CtttggaaaaaatattaaatggGACTGAAGAACATTCGAATATATCAACACCCTCTCCAAGTGCAGGAGCAGCTACTCTGAGTTCAAATTCTACCCTCAATG ATTCAGAACAACAGTTAAATACAACAGAAGCAAAGTCTAGTGGACGGATGCCTTCTGCAAGCACTGAAACACCATCTCTGACTTCTAACACAAACAATG CCCCCCACAAAAGATTAAATGTCACCAAAGGACCTTCAGGTGTAAGGGCATCATCCTCAAGTGCTTCCACGCAGATCTTGAACTTTCAGACAACGGATG CAGAATCCAACAGCGCACGGAATGCAACGGTAGGAAATTTTAGTGCACAAACAACACCACTGAGCACTGATGTGGCAACTCTAAGTTCTCAGATAACGAACG aGGCAAACCTTACCTATAAAGAAATCCTCAAGAAGAACCCGAGCGTTTTGTTCCCCGTCCTTGTGACTGGGCTCCTTTTTGCTTTGCTCATTATCATCCTCCTCCTTGCAATAAAACTGTGGAAGGCGCACCAAGAGTGGAAGAAAG AAAACGATATTTTGGAACAGACACTGGAAAGTAACAGATCCAAGCCAAATGATGATCATCTTCGGCAGGAGAAAAACCAACACA tcatTCCTTGGAAAACCAGTAAGAAGTATGTAATTCACAGATCATGCTCAAGGACATCAAAAAATTCAGAAGAGAGTCAAGATTCTTCTGTATTTGAGAAACAAGTGCCCTACATTAAAGAAACTGACTTGTAA
- the UBASH3B gene encoding ubiquitin-associated and SH3 domain-containing protein B isoform X1 produces MAAKEELYSKVTPRRTRQPRAGTIKHGSALDILLSMGFPRTRAQKALASTGGRSVQAACDWLFSHVCDPFLDDPLPREYVLYLRPTGPLAQKLSDFWQQSKQLCGKNKAHNIFPHITLCQFFMCEDSKVEALCEALQVTVTRWRCKFPSPLPLELYTSSNFIGLFVKEESAEILKKFAADFAAEAASKAEVHVEPHKKQLHVTLAYHFQPSHLPTLEKLAQSIDMKLGCDWVATIFSRDIRFANHETLQVIYPYTPQNDDELELVPGDFIFMSPVEQITTSEGWIYGTSLTTGCSGLLPENYITKADECGTWVFHGSYSILNPSSSSSLLMFNDGVMDRRLQEDQGPGESGPLTIFCQSMQPLRITSQPGPQKRCLFVCRHGERMDVVFGKYWLSQCFDAKGRYMRTNLNMPHSLPQRSGGFRDYEKDAPITVFGCTQARLVGEALLESNTVIHHIYCSPSLRCVQTAHYILKGLQQENNLKIRVEPGLFEWTKWVSGNSLPAWIPPMDLAAASLSVDTTYRPHIPASKLAVSESYDTYISRSYQVTKDILSQCKAKGNNILIVAHASSLEACTCQLQGLSPQNSKDFVQMVRKIPYLGFCCCEELGDTGLWQLTDPPILPLTHGPTGGFNWRETLLQE; encoded by the exons ACAGAAGGCACTGGCGTCTACAGGAGGCCGAAGCGTCCAAGCCGCCTGTGACTG GCTCTTTTCCCACGTATGCGACCCTTTTCTTGACGACCCCCTGCCTCGGGAGTATGTCCTCTACCTACGCCCCACTGGTCCCTTAGCCCAGAAGCTCTCCGATTTCTGGCAGCAGTCAAAGCAGCTGTGCGGGAAGAACAAGGCCCACAATATCTTTCCCCACATCACGCTCTGCCAGTTCTTTATG TGTGAAGACAGCAAGGTCGAGGCGCTCTGTGAAGCTCTGCAAGTCACAGTCACCCGATGGCGGTGCAAGTTTCCCAGCCCTTTGCCCCTGGAACTCTACACCTCTTCAAACTTCATTGGGCTTTTTGTCAAGGAGGAGAGTGCAGAAATCCTCAAGAAGTTTGCAGCTGATTTTGCTGCAGAAGCCGCCTCGAAAGCTG AAGTACATGTGGAACCTCATAAGAAGCAGCTTCATGTGACCCTGGCCTACCACTTCCAACCGAGCCACTTGCCCACGCTTGAGAAGCTAGCTCAGAGCATAGACATGAAGCTGGGTTGTGATTGGGTAGCTACCATATTCTCCCGCGATATTAGATTCGCAAACCATGAG ACTCTGCAGGTGATCTACCCATACACCCCGCAGAATGATGATGAGCTGGAACTTGTTCCAGGggattttattttcatgtctcCCGTGGAGCAAATCACAACCAGCGAAGGCTGGATTTATGGTACTTCCCTCACCACGGGCTGCTCTGGATTGCTGCCGGAGAACTACATCACCAAAGCGGATGAGTGTGGCACATGGGTGTTCCACGG GTCATATTCCATTCTGAATCCCAGTTCTTCTTCATCTCTTCTGATGTTCAATGATGGTGTGATGGACCGGAGGCTACAAGAAGACCAGGGACCGGGGGAGTCTGGGCCGCTCACCATCTTCTGTCAGAGTATGCAG CCTTTAAGGATCACCAGCCAGCCGGGGCCGCAGAAAAGATGCCTTTTCGTCTGCCGTCACGGAGAAAGGATGGATGTTGTCTTTGGAAAATACTGGCTCTCGCAATGTTTTGATGCCAAAG GAAGGTACATGCGCACAAACCTAAACATGCCTCACAGCCTACCTCAACGAAGTGGCGGATTCAGGGATTATGAAAAGGACGCCCCCATCACTGTGTTTGGCTGCACGCAAGCAAGGCTTGTTG GTGAGGCTCTTCTCGAAAGCAACACTGTCATCCACCACATTTACTGTTCCCCCTCCCTGCGCTGCGTACAGACTGCACACTATATTTTGAAAG GGTTGCAACAGGAGAATAACCTGAAGATTCGCGTTGAGCCCGGCTTATTTGAATGGACAAAATGGGTCTCTGGGAACTCTCTACCTGCCTGGATACCTCCCATGGATTTAGCTGCAGCCAGTTTAAGTGTTGATACAACATATAG ACCTCATATACCAGCGAGCAAGTTAGCTGTTTCAGAATCTTATGATACGTATATCAGCAGAAGCTATCAAGTAACGAAAGACATCTTGAGTCAATGTAAAGCCAAAG GGAATAACATTTTGAtagtggcccacgcttcctccctggAGGCCTGCACCTGCCAGCTTCAAGGACTCTCCCCACAGAATTCCAAGGACTTTGTACAGATGGTCAGAAAG ATTCCATACCTGGGATTTTGTTGCTGTGAAGAACTTGGAGACACCGGCTTGTGGCAGCTCACCGACCCCCCGATCCTTCCTCTCACTCACGGACCAACCGGGGGCTTTAACTGGAGAGAAACCTTGCTCCAAGAATAA
- the CRTAM gene encoding cytotoxic and regulatory T-cell molecule isoform X4 has protein sequence MPLIAMLCVLALFPLQAGAFEQETLTVVEGQNLDLRCVMAAHNGSVLEWRNPREFVIFFQTWRGIRDQRYTITHYSNDALSIRLSNVTVHDEGVYTCFSYSSRIRRKQVKITVLAAPSKVMLEISRVRVDNQEENAVLRCSAWGSKPPPQIMWLLDSGVELLGDMDNQLEAKKFNSISIISVQTYTWRSPISCVIRHEALGEEKLTVTLYSKASALEKILNGTEEHSNISTPSPSAGAATLSSNSTLNDSEQQLNTTEAKSSGRMPSASTETPSLTSNTNNAPHKRLNVTKGPSGVRASSSSASTQILNFQTTDAESNSARNATVGNFSAQTTPLSTDVATLSSQITNEANLTYKEILKKNPSVLFPVLVTGLLFALLIIILLLAIKLWKAHQEWKKVIPWKTSKKYVIHRSCSRTSKNSEESQDSSVFEKQVPYIKETDL, from the exons ATGCCCCTCATTGCCATGCTATGTGTGTTGGCTTTATTCCCACTACAAG CAGGTGCTTTCGAACAGGAGACTTTGACGGTAGTGGAGGGGCAGAATCTGGACCTGCGTTGTGTCATGGCTGCACACAATGGATCTGTTTTGGAATGGAGGAACCCTAGAgagtttgtgatttttttccagacATGGCGAG GGATAAGAGACCAGAGGTACACCATTACGCATTATTCAAATGATGCTTTATCCATTCGTCTGTCCAACGTGACAGTCCATGATGAAGGAGTCTACACGTGCTTCAGCTACAGTAGCCGAATCAGAAGAAAGCAggttaaaatcactgtcttgg CTGCCCCCTCCAAGGTTATGTTAGAAATATCGCGGGTGAGAGTTGACAACCAAGAAGAAAATGCTGTTTTGAGGTGCTCTGCCTGGGGGAGTAAGCCCCCTCCTCAGATCATGTGGCTCCTGGACAGTGGGGTGGAACTACTTG GTGATATGGACAACCAGCTGGAAGCCAAGAAATTTAATTCGATCAGCATCATTTCAGTCCAGACATACACTTGGAGGTCTCCCATATCTTGTGTTATACGCCATGAAGCTCTGGGAGAAGAAAAATTAACAGTAACTTTGTACTCCAAAGCCTCAG CtttggaaaaaatattaaatggGACTGAAGAACATTCGAATATATCAACACCCTCTCCAAGTGCAGGAGCAGCTACTCTGAGTTCAAATTCTACCCTCAATG ATTCAGAACAACAGTTAAATACAACAGAAGCAAAGTCTAGTGGACGGATGCCTTCTGCAAGCACTGAAACACCATCTCTGACTTCTAACACAAACAATG CCCCCCACAAAAGATTAAATGTCACCAAAGGACCTTCAGGTGTAAGGGCATCATCCTCAAGTGCTTCCACGCAGATCTTGAACTTTCAGACAACGGATG CAGAATCCAACAGCGCACGGAATGCAACGGTAGGAAATTTTAGTGCACAAACAACACCACTGAGCACTGATGTGGCAACTCTAAGTTCTCAGATAACGAACG aGGCAAACCTTACCTATAAAGAAATCCTCAAGAAGAACCCGAGCGTTTTGTTCCCCGTCCTTGTGACTGGGCTCCTTTTTGCTTTGCTCATTATCATCCTCCTCCTTGCAATAAAACTGTGGAAGGCGCACCAAGAGTGGAAGAAAG tcatTCCTTGGAAAACCAGTAAGAAGTATGTAATTCACAGATCATGCTCAAGGACATCAAAAAATTCAGAAGAGAGTCAAGATTCTTCTGTATTTGAGAAACAAGTGCCCTACATTAAAGAAACTGACTTGTAA
- the CRTAM gene encoding cytotoxic and regulatory T-cell molecule isoform X2 — MPLIAMLCVLALFPLQGAFEQETLTVVEGQNLDLRCVMAAHNGSVLEWRNPREFVIFFQTWRGIRDQRYTITHYSNDALSIRLSNVTVHDEGVYTCFSYSSRIRRKQVKITVLAAPSKVMLEISRVRVDNQEENAVLRCSAWGSKPPPQIMWLLDSGVELLGDMDNQLEAKKFNSISIISVQTYTWRSPISCVIRHEALGEEKLTVTLYSKASALEKILNGTEEHSNISTPSPSAGAATLSSNSTLNDSEQQLNTTEAKSSGRMPSASTETPSLTSNTNNAPHKRLNVTKGPSGVRASSSSASTQILNFQTTDAESNSARNATVGNFSAQTTPLSTDVATLSSQITNEANLTYKEILKKNPSVLFPVLVTGLLFALLIIILLLAIKLWKAHQEWKKENDILEQTLESNRSKPNDDHLRQEKNQHIIPWKTSKKYVIHRSCSRTSKNSEESQDSSVFEKQVPYIKETDL, encoded by the exons ATGCCCCTCATTGCCATGCTATGTGTGTTGGCTTTATTCCCACTACAAG GTGCTTTCGAACAGGAGACTTTGACGGTAGTGGAGGGGCAGAATCTGGACCTGCGTTGTGTCATGGCTGCACACAATGGATCTGTTTTGGAATGGAGGAACCCTAGAgagtttgtgatttttttccagacATGGCGAG GGATAAGAGACCAGAGGTACACCATTACGCATTATTCAAATGATGCTTTATCCATTCGTCTGTCCAACGTGACAGTCCATGATGAAGGAGTCTACACGTGCTTCAGCTACAGTAGCCGAATCAGAAGAAAGCAggttaaaatcactgtcttgg CTGCCCCCTCCAAGGTTATGTTAGAAATATCGCGGGTGAGAGTTGACAACCAAGAAGAAAATGCTGTTTTGAGGTGCTCTGCCTGGGGGAGTAAGCCCCCTCCTCAGATCATGTGGCTCCTGGACAGTGGGGTGGAACTACTTG GTGATATGGACAACCAGCTGGAAGCCAAGAAATTTAATTCGATCAGCATCATTTCAGTCCAGACATACACTTGGAGGTCTCCCATATCTTGTGTTATACGCCATGAAGCTCTGGGAGAAGAAAAATTAACAGTAACTTTGTACTCCAAAGCCTCAG CtttggaaaaaatattaaatggGACTGAAGAACATTCGAATATATCAACACCCTCTCCAAGTGCAGGAGCAGCTACTCTGAGTTCAAATTCTACCCTCAATG ATTCAGAACAACAGTTAAATACAACAGAAGCAAAGTCTAGTGGACGGATGCCTTCTGCAAGCACTGAAACACCATCTCTGACTTCTAACACAAACAATG CCCCCCACAAAAGATTAAATGTCACCAAAGGACCTTCAGGTGTAAGGGCATCATCCTCAAGTGCTTCCACGCAGATCTTGAACTTTCAGACAACGGATG CAGAATCCAACAGCGCACGGAATGCAACGGTAGGAAATTTTAGTGCACAAACAACACCACTGAGCACTGATGTGGCAACTCTAAGTTCTCAGATAACGAACG aGGCAAACCTTACCTATAAAGAAATCCTCAAGAAGAACCCGAGCGTTTTGTTCCCCGTCCTTGTGACTGGGCTCCTTTTTGCTTTGCTCATTATCATCCTCCTCCTTGCAATAAAACTGTGGAAGGCGCACCAAGAGTGGAAGAAAG AAAACGATATTTTGGAACAGACACTGGAAAGTAACAGATCCAAGCCAAATGATGATCATCTTCGGCAGGAGAAAAACCAACACA tcatTCCTTGGAAAACCAGTAAGAAGTATGTAATTCACAGATCATGCTCAAGGACATCAAAAAATTCAGAAGAGAGTCAAGATTCTTCTGTATTTGAGAAACAAGTGCCCTACATTAAAGAAACTGACTTGTAA
- the UBASH3B gene encoding ubiquitin-associated and SH3 domain-containing protein B isoform X2, translating to MCEDSKVEALCEALQVTVTRWRCKFPSPLPLELYTSSNFIGLFVKEESAEILKKFAADFAAEAASKAEVHVEPHKKQLHVTLAYHFQPSHLPTLEKLAQSIDMKLGCDWVATIFSRDIRFANHETLQVIYPYTPQNDDELELVPGDFIFMSPVEQITTSEGWIYGTSLTTGCSGLLPENYITKADECGTWVFHGSYSILNPSSSSSLLMFNDGVMDRRLQEDQGPGESGPLTIFCQSMQPLRITSQPGPQKRCLFVCRHGERMDVVFGKYWLSQCFDAKGRYMRTNLNMPHSLPQRSGGFRDYEKDAPITVFGCTQARLVGEALLESNTVIHHIYCSPSLRCVQTAHYILKGLQQENNLKIRVEPGLFEWTKWVSGNSLPAWIPPMDLAAASLSVDTTYRPHIPASKLAVSESYDTYISRSYQVTKDILSQCKAKGNNILIVAHASSLEACTCQLQGLSPQNSKDFVQMVRKIPYLGFCCCEELGDTGLWQLTDPPILPLTHGPTGGFNWRETLLQE from the exons ATG TGTGAAGACAGCAAGGTCGAGGCGCTCTGTGAAGCTCTGCAAGTCACAGTCACCCGATGGCGGTGCAAGTTTCCCAGCCCTTTGCCCCTGGAACTCTACACCTCTTCAAACTTCATTGGGCTTTTTGTCAAGGAGGAGAGTGCAGAAATCCTCAAGAAGTTTGCAGCTGATTTTGCTGCAGAAGCCGCCTCGAAAGCTG AAGTACATGTGGAACCTCATAAGAAGCAGCTTCATGTGACCCTGGCCTACCACTTCCAACCGAGCCACTTGCCCACGCTTGAGAAGCTAGCTCAGAGCATAGACATGAAGCTGGGTTGTGATTGGGTAGCTACCATATTCTCCCGCGATATTAGATTCGCAAACCATGAG ACTCTGCAGGTGATCTACCCATACACCCCGCAGAATGATGATGAGCTGGAACTTGTTCCAGGggattttattttcatgtctcCCGTGGAGCAAATCACAACCAGCGAAGGCTGGATTTATGGTACTTCCCTCACCACGGGCTGCTCTGGATTGCTGCCGGAGAACTACATCACCAAAGCGGATGAGTGTGGCACATGGGTGTTCCACGG GTCATATTCCATTCTGAATCCCAGTTCTTCTTCATCTCTTCTGATGTTCAATGATGGTGTGATGGACCGGAGGCTACAAGAAGACCAGGGACCGGGGGAGTCTGGGCCGCTCACCATCTTCTGTCAGAGTATGCAG CCTTTAAGGATCACCAGCCAGCCGGGGCCGCAGAAAAGATGCCTTTTCGTCTGCCGTCACGGAGAAAGGATGGATGTTGTCTTTGGAAAATACTGGCTCTCGCAATGTTTTGATGCCAAAG GAAGGTACATGCGCACAAACCTAAACATGCCTCACAGCCTACCTCAACGAAGTGGCGGATTCAGGGATTATGAAAAGGACGCCCCCATCACTGTGTTTGGCTGCACGCAAGCAAGGCTTGTTG GTGAGGCTCTTCTCGAAAGCAACACTGTCATCCACCACATTTACTGTTCCCCCTCCCTGCGCTGCGTACAGACTGCACACTATATTTTGAAAG GGTTGCAACAGGAGAATAACCTGAAGATTCGCGTTGAGCCCGGCTTATTTGAATGGACAAAATGGGTCTCTGGGAACTCTCTACCTGCCTGGATACCTCCCATGGATTTAGCTGCAGCCAGTTTAAGTGTTGATACAACATATAG ACCTCATATACCAGCGAGCAAGTTAGCTGTTTCAGAATCTTATGATACGTATATCAGCAGAAGCTATCAAGTAACGAAAGACATCTTGAGTCAATGTAAAGCCAAAG GGAATAACATTTTGAtagtggcccacgcttcctccctggAGGCCTGCACCTGCCAGCTTCAAGGACTCTCCCCACAGAATTCCAAGGACTTTGTACAGATGGTCAGAAAG ATTCCATACCTGGGATTTTGTTGCTGTGAAGAACTTGGAGACACCGGCTTGTGGCAGCTCACCGACCCCCCGATCCTTCCTCTCACTCACGGACCAACCGGGGGCTTTAACTGGAGAGAAACCTTGCTCCAAGAATAA
- the CRTAM gene encoding cytotoxic and regulatory T-cell molecule isoform X3: MPLIAMLCVLALFPLQAGAFEQETLTVVEGQNLDLRCVMAAHNGSVLEWRNPREFVIFFQTWRGIRDQRYTITHYSNDALSIRLSNVTVHDEGVYTCFSYSSRIRRKQVKITVLAAPSKVMLEISRVRVDNQEENAVLRCSAWGSKPPPQIMWLLDSGVELLGDMDNQLEAKKFNSISIISVQTYTWRSPISCVIRHEALGEEKLTVTLYSKASALEKILNGTEEHSNISTPSPSAGAATLSSNSTLNDSEQQLNTTEAKSSGRMPSASTETPSLTSNTNNAPHKRLNVTKGPSGVRASSSSASTQILNFQTTDESNSARNATVGNFSAQTTPLSTDVATLSSQITNEANLTYKEILKKNPSVLFPVLVTGLLFALLIIILLLAIKLWKAHQEWKKENDILEQTLESNRSKPNDDHLRQEKNQHIIPWKTSKKYVIHRSCSRTSKNSEESQDSSVFEKQVPYIKETDL; encoded by the exons ATGCCCCTCATTGCCATGCTATGTGTGTTGGCTTTATTCCCACTACAAG CAGGTGCTTTCGAACAGGAGACTTTGACGGTAGTGGAGGGGCAGAATCTGGACCTGCGTTGTGTCATGGCTGCACACAATGGATCTGTTTTGGAATGGAGGAACCCTAGAgagtttgtgatttttttccagacATGGCGAG GGATAAGAGACCAGAGGTACACCATTACGCATTATTCAAATGATGCTTTATCCATTCGTCTGTCCAACGTGACAGTCCATGATGAAGGAGTCTACACGTGCTTCAGCTACAGTAGCCGAATCAGAAGAAAGCAggttaaaatcactgtcttgg CTGCCCCCTCCAAGGTTATGTTAGAAATATCGCGGGTGAGAGTTGACAACCAAGAAGAAAATGCTGTTTTGAGGTGCTCTGCCTGGGGGAGTAAGCCCCCTCCTCAGATCATGTGGCTCCTGGACAGTGGGGTGGAACTACTTG GTGATATGGACAACCAGCTGGAAGCCAAGAAATTTAATTCGATCAGCATCATTTCAGTCCAGACATACACTTGGAGGTCTCCCATATCTTGTGTTATACGCCATGAAGCTCTGGGAGAAGAAAAATTAACAGTAACTTTGTACTCCAAAGCCTCAG CtttggaaaaaatattaaatggGACTGAAGAACATTCGAATATATCAACACCCTCTCCAAGTGCAGGAGCAGCTACTCTGAGTTCAAATTCTACCCTCAATG ATTCAGAACAACAGTTAAATACAACAGAAGCAAAGTCTAGTGGACGGATGCCTTCTGCAAGCACTGAAACACCATCTCTGACTTCTAACACAAACAATG CCCCCCACAAAAGATTAAATGTCACCAAAGGACCTTCAGGTGTAAGGGCATCATCCTCAAGTGCTTCCACGCAGATCTTGAACTTTCAGACAACGGATG AATCCAACAGCGCACGGAATGCAACGGTAGGAAATTTTAGTGCACAAACAACACCACTGAGCACTGATGTGGCAACTCTAAGTTCTCAGATAACGAACG aGGCAAACCTTACCTATAAAGAAATCCTCAAGAAGAACCCGAGCGTTTTGTTCCCCGTCCTTGTGACTGGGCTCCTTTTTGCTTTGCTCATTATCATCCTCCTCCTTGCAATAAAACTGTGGAAGGCGCACCAAGAGTGGAAGAAAG AAAACGATATTTTGGAACAGACACTGGAAAGTAACAGATCCAAGCCAAATGATGATCATCTTCGGCAGGAGAAAAACCAACACA tcatTCCTTGGAAAACCAGTAAGAAGTATGTAATTCACAGATCATGCTCAAGGACATCAAAAAATTCAGAAGAGAGTCAAGATTCTTCTGTATTTGAGAAACAAGTGCCCTACATTAAAGAAACTGACTTGTAA
- the CRTAM gene encoding cytotoxic and regulatory T-cell molecule isoform X1 yields the protein MPLIAMLCVLALFPLQAGAFEQETLTVVEGQNLDLRCVMAAHNGSVLEWRNPREFVIFFQTWRGIRDQRYTITHYSNDALSIRLSNVTVHDEGVYTCFSYSSRIRRKQVKITVLAAPSKVMLEISRVRVDNQEENAVLRCSAWGSKPPPQIMWLLDSGVELLGDMDNQLEAKKFNSISIISVQTYTWRSPISCVIRHEALGEEKLTVTLYSKASALEKILNGTEEHSNISTPSPSAGAATLSSNSTLNDSEQQLNTTEAKSSGRMPSASTETPSLTSNTNNAPHKRLNVTKGPSGVRASSSSASTQILNFQTTDAESNSARNATVGNFSAQTTPLSTDVATLSSQITNEANLTYKEILKKNPSVLFPVLVTGLLFALLIIILLLAIKLWKAHQEWKKENDILEQTLESNRSKPNDDHLRQEKNQHIIPWKTSKKYVIHRSCSRTSKNSEESQDSSVFEKQVPYIKETDL from the exons ATGCCCCTCATTGCCATGCTATGTGTGTTGGCTTTATTCCCACTACAAG CAGGTGCTTTCGAACAGGAGACTTTGACGGTAGTGGAGGGGCAGAATCTGGACCTGCGTTGTGTCATGGCTGCACACAATGGATCTGTTTTGGAATGGAGGAACCCTAGAgagtttgtgatttttttccagacATGGCGAG GGATAAGAGACCAGAGGTACACCATTACGCATTATTCAAATGATGCTTTATCCATTCGTCTGTCCAACGTGACAGTCCATGATGAAGGAGTCTACACGTGCTTCAGCTACAGTAGCCGAATCAGAAGAAAGCAggttaaaatcactgtcttgg CTGCCCCCTCCAAGGTTATGTTAGAAATATCGCGGGTGAGAGTTGACAACCAAGAAGAAAATGCTGTTTTGAGGTGCTCTGCCTGGGGGAGTAAGCCCCCTCCTCAGATCATGTGGCTCCTGGACAGTGGGGTGGAACTACTTG GTGATATGGACAACCAGCTGGAAGCCAAGAAATTTAATTCGATCAGCATCATTTCAGTCCAGACATACACTTGGAGGTCTCCCATATCTTGTGTTATACGCCATGAAGCTCTGGGAGAAGAAAAATTAACAGTAACTTTGTACTCCAAAGCCTCAG CtttggaaaaaatattaaatggGACTGAAGAACATTCGAATATATCAACACCCTCTCCAAGTGCAGGAGCAGCTACTCTGAGTTCAAATTCTACCCTCAATG ATTCAGAACAACAGTTAAATACAACAGAAGCAAAGTCTAGTGGACGGATGCCTTCTGCAAGCACTGAAACACCATCTCTGACTTCTAACACAAACAATG CCCCCCACAAAAGATTAAATGTCACCAAAGGACCTTCAGGTGTAAGGGCATCATCCTCAAGTGCTTCCACGCAGATCTTGAACTTTCAGACAACGGATG CAGAATCCAACAGCGCACGGAATGCAACGGTAGGAAATTTTAGTGCACAAACAACACCACTGAGCACTGATGTGGCAACTCTAAGTTCTCAGATAACGAACG aGGCAAACCTTACCTATAAAGAAATCCTCAAGAAGAACCCGAGCGTTTTGTTCCCCGTCCTTGTGACTGGGCTCCTTTTTGCTTTGCTCATTATCATCCTCCTCCTTGCAATAAAACTGTGGAAGGCGCACCAAGAGTGGAAGAAAG AAAACGATATTTTGGAACAGACACTGGAAAGTAACAGATCCAAGCCAAATGATGATCATCTTCGGCAGGAGAAAAACCAACACA tcatTCCTTGGAAAACCAGTAAGAAGTATGTAATTCACAGATCATGCTCAAGGACATCAAAAAATTCAGAAGAGAGTCAAGATTCTTCTGTATTTGAGAAACAAGTGCCCTACATTAAAGAAACTGACTTGTAA